In Thermococcus thioreducens, a genomic segment contains:
- a CDS encoding class I SAM-dependent methyltransferase yields MEELYFLTAREARRLLFSGGAVKLNLDLRKTNRTWEVKLEGDEFIFPNGTRVGRDIIERIARDEGSVYFIRKGVYKAAIAGEHFYKLVPTIPPTIEINGIRMHRTKEVNPLQDTRNKVNAVKPKEGETVLDTCMGLGYTAIESAKRGAYVITIEKDPHVLELARINPWSRELFTGGKIQVIQGDAFEVVKKFNDESFDVVIHDPPRFSLAGQLYSEEFYRELYRVLKPGGRLFHYVGNPGKKYRRKDLQRGVMERLRKAGFVGVKRVEEALGVVARKPVKEK; encoded by the coding sequence ATGGAGGAACTCTACTTTTTAACCGCGAGGGAAGCCAGGAGACTGCTCTTTTCAGGGGGGGCCGTTAAGCTCAACCTCGACCTCAGAAAAACCAACAGGACGTGGGAGGTAAAGCTGGAAGGAGACGAGTTCATATTTCCCAATGGAACGCGGGTTGGGAGGGACATCATAGAGAGAATTGCGAGGGACGAGGGGAGCGTTTACTTTATCAGGAAAGGCGTTTACAAGGCCGCAATAGCCGGCGAGCACTTCTACAAGCTTGTGCCGACGATTCCGCCGACGATAGAGATAAACGGCATCAGGATGCACAGGACAAAGGAAGTGAACCCCCTGCAGGACACAAGGAACAAGGTGAACGCGGTGAAGCCGAAGGAGGGAGAGACGGTTCTGGACACATGCATGGGGCTGGGGTACACCGCCATAGAGTCCGCCAAGAGGGGGGCGTACGTCATAACCATCGAGAAAGACCCGCACGTCCTGGAGCTCGCCAGGATAAACCCCTGGAGCAGGGAGCTCTTCACGGGAGGAAAAATCCAGGTCATACAGGGCGATGCCTTCGAAGTTGTAAAGAAGTTCAACGATGAGAGCTTCGACGTGGTTATCCACGACCCGCCGCGCTTTTCTTTAGCCGGACAGCTCTACTCGGAGGAGTTCTACCGCGAGCTGTACCGCGTCCTAAAGCCCGGCGGGAGGCTGTTCCACTACGTTGGAAACCCCGGGAAAAAGTACCGGAGGAAAGACCTCCAGAGGGGCGTCATGGAACGGTTGAGGAAGGCGGGCTTCGTAGGGGTTAAGCGGGTCGAGGAGGCCCTAGGAGTGGTGGCGAGGAAGCCGGTGAAAGAAAAATAA
- a CDS encoding S9 family peptidase, which yields MSSIEWNHETFSKFAYLGDPRIRGNLVAYTLTKANMNEDKYESTVVVEDLETGARRFIENAAMPRISPDGRKLAFTRFNEEKKESEIWVADVQTLSAKKVLSAKNVRSIQWNSDSRRLLVVGFKRRDDGDFVFDDDVPAWFDNMGFFDGEKTTFWVLDTESEEVLEQFEKPRFSSGIWHGDGVVVNVPHREGSKPALFKFWDIYLWKDGTEEKLFERVSFTAVGSDGESLLLRGKREKKFISEHEWIYIWDGELRPVYEGPLDVYDARLDDGRVYFLTPDAGRVNLWLWDGEAERIVAGDHWVYGFDVHGGRAVLLIATAMRIAELYLYDGELKQLTDYNGPIFERLKTFEPRHFRFKSLDLEIDGWYLRPELKEGEKAPVVVFVHGGPKGMYGHRFVYEMQLMANKGYYVVFVNPRGSNGYSEDFALRVLGRTGLEDFGDIMNGIEEFFKLEPQADRERVGITGISYGGFMTNWALTQSDLFKAGISENGISYWLTSYAFSDIGLWYDVEVIGADPLENENYRKLSPLFYADRVKAPILLIHSLEDYRCPLDQSLMFYNVLRDMGKEAYIAIFRRGAHGHSIRGKPKHRAKRYRLFIEFFERKLKKYEEGFDVEKVMKGETKK from the coding sequence ATGAGCAGTATCGAATGGAACCACGAGACCTTTTCTAAGTTCGCCTACCTGGGCGACCCGAGAATACGGGGGAACCTTGTCGCCTACACCCTCACCAAGGCCAACATGAACGAAGATAAGTACGAGAGCACCGTCGTTGTTGAGGATCTGGAGACCGGCGCGAGGCGCTTCATCGAGAATGCAGCGATGCCGAGGATTTCGCCCGACGGCAGAAAGCTCGCCTTCACCCGCTTTAACGAGGAGAAGAAAGAGAGCGAGATATGGGTCGCTGACGTTCAGACCCTGAGCGCAAAGAAGGTTTTGAGCGCTAAAAACGTCCGCTCGATCCAGTGGAACAGCGATTCAAGAAGGCTCCTCGTTGTGGGCTTTAAGAGAAGGGACGACGGGGACTTCGTCTTTGACGACGACGTCCCGGCATGGTTCGACAACATGGGCTTCTTCGACGGCGAAAAGACCACCTTCTGGGTTCTCGACACGGAGAGCGAGGAGGTACTTGAGCAGTTCGAGAAGCCGAGGTTTTCGAGCGGAATATGGCACGGCGATGGCGTGGTCGTCAACGTCCCGCACCGCGAGGGAAGCAAGCCGGCCCTGTTCAAGTTCTGGGACATCTACCTCTGGAAGGATGGAACTGAAGAGAAGCTCTTCGAGAGGGTTTCCTTCACGGCGGTGGGTTCCGACGGAGAGAGTCTGCTTCTCCGCGGGAAGAGGGAAAAGAAGTTCATCAGCGAGCACGAGTGGATCTATATCTGGGACGGCGAGCTCAGGCCGGTCTACGAGGGCCCGCTGGACGTCTACGACGCCAGGCTTGATGATGGGAGGGTCTACTTCCTGACGCCCGACGCTGGCAGGGTGAACCTCTGGCTCTGGGACGGGGAGGCCGAGAGAATCGTTGCCGGTGACCACTGGGTCTACGGCTTCGACGTCCATGGGGGCAGGGCGGTTCTGCTTATAGCGACCGCAATGAGAATAGCGGAGCTCTACCTCTACGACGGCGAGCTGAAGCAGCTCACCGACTACAACGGGCCGATATTCGAGAGGCTCAAAACCTTTGAGCCGAGGCACTTCCGCTTCAAGTCCCTCGACCTTGAGATAGACGGCTGGTACCTCAGACCGGAGCTGAAGGAGGGCGAGAAGGCGCCGGTGGTGGTCTTCGTCCACGGCGGCCCGAAGGGGATGTACGGCCACCGCTTCGTCTACGAGATGCAGCTGATGGCGAACAAGGGCTACTACGTCGTCTTCGTGAACCCGCGCGGGAGCAACGGCTACAGCGAAGACTTTGCCCTCCGTGTGCTGGGGAGAACCGGTCTGGAGGACTTCGGGGACATAATGAACGGCATTGAGGAGTTCTTTAAGCTCGAACCCCAGGCAGACAGGGAGAGGGTTGGAATAACCGGCATAAGCTACGGCGGCTTCATGACCAACTGGGCCTTGACTCAGTCCGACCTCTTCAAGGCCGGCATCAGCGAGAACGGCATAAGCTACTGGCTCACCAGCTACGCCTTCTCGGACATAGGCCTCTGGTACGACGTTGAAGTCATCGGGGCAGATCCATTAGAGAACGAGAACTACCGGAAGCTCAGCCCGCTCTTCTACGCCGACAGGGTTAAAGCGCCGATCCTGCTCATCCACAGCCTTGAGGACTACCGCTGCCCGCTCGACCAGAGCCTGATGTTCTACAACGTGCTCAGGGACATGGGGAAGGAGGCATACATAGCGATATTCAGGCGCGGCGCCCACGGCCACAGCATACGGGGCAAGCCGAAGCACAGGGCGAAGAGATACAGGCTCTTCATCGAGTTCTTCGAGAGGAAGCTTAAGAAGTACGAGGAAGGATTTGACGTGGAGAAGGTGATGAAGGGAGAAACGAAGAAATGA
- a CDS encoding Lrp/AsnC family transcriptional regulator, which produces MVTAFILMVTAAGKEREVMEKLLAMPEVKEAYVVYGEYDLVVKVETDTLKDLDQFITEKIRKMSEIQMTSTMIAI; this is translated from the coding sequence ATGGTGACGGCTTTTATTTTGATGGTGACGGCCGCTGGAAAGGAAAGGGAAGTTATGGAGAAGCTTCTGGCCATGCCGGAGGTTAAGGAGGCCTACGTGGTCTACGGCGAGTACGACCTCGTCGTTAAGGTTGAGACCGACACGCTCAAGGACCTTGACCAGTTCATCACGGAGAAGATAAGGAAGATGTCCGAGATACAGATGACCTCGACGATGATAGCCATCTGA
- a CDS encoding TIGR00153 family protein: protein MQVWTKLFAKSPFKPLIKHSEVVLNTVETLEKALQRWYDGDYEEMRKIAVEVDRLEDVADRIKEEIRDSLSSKLMMAVAREDVLIYLHMQDKVADAAEDTAKWLLIREPGELPVEVKEVILQMGMESIKAAKLVHEAIVQMDRVIESGFADGEISKEYEIIRQIESVENKIDGLDTKLMQLVFENAEKLSWGDGFYILNIARTLSNISDKAKDAAERIRLMMNK, encoded by the coding sequence ATGCAGGTCTGGACAAAGCTATTTGCGAAGAGCCCGTTCAAGCCCCTTATAAAGCACTCCGAGGTCGTTCTCAACACCGTTGAGACCCTTGAAAAGGCGCTCCAGCGCTGGTACGATGGGGACTACGAGGAGATGAGAAAGATAGCCGTCGAGGTTGACCGCCTTGAGGACGTTGCCGACAGGATAAAGGAGGAGATAAGGGACTCCCTCAGCTCGAAGCTCATGATGGCAGTGGCCAGGGAGGACGTGCTCATCTACCTCCACATGCAGGACAAGGTTGCTGACGCTGCTGAGGACACCGCCAAATGGCTTCTCATCAGGGAGCCCGGAGAGCTTCCGGTCGAGGTCAAGGAGGTAATCCTCCAGATGGGCATGGAGAGCATCAAAGCTGCAAAGCTCGTCCACGAGGCCATAGTCCAGATGGATCGTGTTATAGAGAGCGGCTTCGCCGATGGGGAGATATCCAAGGAGTACGAAATAATCCGGCAGATAGAGAGCGTCGAGAATAAGATAGACGGCCTCGACACGAAGCTCATGCAGCTGGTCTTCGAGAACGCGGAAAAGCTGAGCTGGGGCGACGGCTTCTACATCCTCAACATCGCCAGAACCCTCAGCAACATCTCGGACAAGGCCAAGGATGCGGCCGAGAGGATAAGGCTCATGATGAACAAGTGA
- a CDS encoding inorganic phosphate transporter: MAVEVWLLITVVLGFAMAWAIGANDAANSMSTAVGAKAITPKQAVIIAGVLEFTGAYFFGKSVTETIRKGILDPTMITDPNVLIYGSVAALLAATLWLIIATKFGLPVSTTHSIIGGIAGYGIVYAGTAIVNWGKMTQVVLSWILSPIVGAIMAYFIFKALTKSIFERRDPVRSARIWSPFWIGLAFVVIGTMFYIKVLHGKDLKTGVFMYGVPLGIVVFFVTYVLIKLRFPSSDPFIGVEAIFRKVQVITSGYVALAHGANDVANAIGPVAAVYAVATMGLSGMQVPVPKWILALGGLGIAVGVATYGYRVMETVGKKITELTNTRGFTIDFSAATVVLVASWMGLPISTTHTVVGAVIGVGLARGVKAINKNIVRDIIISWFITVPVAGLISAAIFKFLMIVG; encoded by the coding sequence ATGGCAGTGGAAGTGTGGCTACTGATAACCGTGGTCCTCGGATTTGCCATGGCGTGGGCGATAGGTGCCAACGACGCCGCCAACTCGATGAGCACCGCGGTGGGTGCGAAGGCGATAACCCCCAAACAGGCCGTGATAATAGCTGGTGTTCTTGAGTTCACTGGGGCGTATTTCTTTGGAAAGAGCGTCACCGAGACCATACGAAAGGGCATCCTCGACCCGACGATGATAACCGACCCGAACGTTCTCATCTACGGCTCCGTTGCGGCGCTTCTCGCGGCGACCCTCTGGCTTATAATAGCCACCAAGTTCGGTCTGCCGGTCTCTACCACCCATTCGATTATAGGCGGCATAGCGGGCTATGGAATAGTCTACGCCGGAACGGCCATAGTCAACTGGGGCAAGATGACGCAGGTGGTTCTCAGCTGGATACTCTCCCCGATAGTCGGGGCCATAATGGCCTACTTCATATTCAAGGCGCTGACCAAGAGCATATTTGAGAGGAGAGACCCCGTGAGGAGTGCCCGCATCTGGTCGCCCTTCTGGATCGGGCTGGCCTTTGTGGTAATAGGGACGATGTTCTACATCAAGGTCCTCCATGGGAAGGATCTCAAGACGGGCGTTTTCATGTACGGTGTCCCGCTCGGCATAGTTGTGTTCTTTGTAACGTACGTCCTCATAAAGCTCCGCTTCCCGAGCAGCGACCCGTTCATAGGGGTCGAGGCCATATTCCGTAAGGTTCAGGTCATTACCTCCGGCTACGTTGCCCTTGCCCACGGCGCCAACGACGTTGCAAACGCGATAGGCCCTGTCGCGGCCGTCTATGCGGTGGCAACGATGGGGCTGAGCGGCATGCAGGTTCCCGTCCCCAAGTGGATCCTTGCCCTTGGTGGCCTGGGGATAGCGGTTGGTGTCGCCACCTACGGTTACAGGGTCATGGAGACGGTTGGAAAGAAGATAACGGAGCTCACCAACACGAGGGGCTTCACCATAGACTTTTCGGCGGCGACGGTCGTCCTTGTCGCCAGCTGGATGGGCCTGCCAATCTCAACGACGCATACCGTGGTTGGGGCAGTCATAGGGGTAGGCCTCGCCAGGGGAGTAAAGGCAATAAACAAGAACATCGTTAGGGACATAATAATCTCCTGGTTCATTACCGTTCCGGTCGCGGGTCTGATAAGTGCGGCCATATTCAAGTTCCTCATGATCGTGGGGTGA